In Flavobacteriaceae bacterium, the following proteins share a genomic window:
- a CDS encoding Crp/Fnr family transcriptional regulator has product MTALWYFDGVNLFKTLCPHKFRSFKKTHKFDAYKKKDYIYFEEDSASKVYLIENGKVKIGYYTESGEEVVKAILTKGELFGEKAILGENKRDEFAQSLDNQTSICPIKVDTMHDLMRTNQTFSLKVYKFIGFKLKKLERRLQLLLFKDTKTRLIEFLGELENEYGTECKTTGDKVIHNPYTQKDIASLIGTSRSTLNILLNELKSEKFIEFNRNEIRILKK; this is encoded by the coding sequence ATGACTGCATTATGGTATTTTGATGGGGTAAATCTTTTTAAGACGTTATGCCCTCATAAATTCCGTTCATTTAAAAAAACTCACAAATTTGACGCTTATAAAAAAAAGGATTATATCTATTTTGAAGAAGATTCAGCAAGTAAAGTCTATCTTATAGAAAACGGTAAAGTTAAAATTGGATATTATACTGAAAGTGGTGAAGAAGTAGTAAAAGCGATACTTACCAAAGGAGAATTATTTGGAGAAAAAGCAATATTGGGAGAAAATAAGAGAGATGAATTTGCTCAATCTTTAGATAACCAAACATCTATTTGTCCTATAAAAGTAGATACAATGCATGATTTGATGAGAACTAATCAAACATTTAGCTTGAAGGTTTATAAATTTATTGGTTTTAAACTAAAAAAATTAGAGAGACGTCTTCAATTGTTATTATTTAAAGATACGAAAACTAGACTGATAGAATTTTTAGGCGAATTAGAAAATGAATATGGTACAGAATGCAAAACAACGGGAGATAAAGTAATTCATAATCCTTATACCCAAAAAGACATAGCTTCTTTAATAGGTACTTCTAGATCTACACTAAATATTCTTTTAAATGAATTAAAGTCAGAAAAATTTATAGAATTTAATAGAAACGAAATAAGAATTTTAAAAAAATAG
- the crtI gene encoding phytoene desaturase has translation MSHTISIIGSGFSSLSAACYLAKSGNTVTIYEKNPTIGGRARQLYKDGFTFDIGPTWYWMPDVFEKFFLDFNKKPCDYYTLEKLNPAYSVYFGKNDYITIEDTLDKISAAFEAEEPNSSIKLKKFINKAKSNYDIAIKDLVYNPGVSPLELITPATIKKLNQFFSNIKRDVRKEFKNTRLAQILEFPVLFLGAKPSKTPSFYNFMNYADFGLGTFHPKKGMYQVILAMQALAIELGVTIKTNSPIDKIHIENGSASGITCNGKIYKSDIILSGADYHHTETLLEKKYRQYSESYWKKKVFAPSSLLFYVGFNKKLKHVNHHTLFFDVDFDIHSHDIYDVPKWPENPLFYASFPSITDNNAAPSGKEAGIFLIPLAPGIKDTNEIRAKYFNKIIDRFEKLTSQKVSDNILFKESFCINDFIKDYNSYKGNAYGMANTLLQTAFLRPKLKSKKVKNLYFTGQLTVPGPGVPPSLISGKLVSELINKQFEKQKLSSNLEIVQTKA, from the coding sequence ATGAGTCATACAATTTCAATTATCGGTTCTGGTTTCTCTTCATTATCTGCAGCATGTTATTTAGCAAAAAGCGGTAATACTGTTACCATTTACGAAAAAAACCCAACAATAGGCGGTCGTGCTAGACAGTTATATAAAGATGGTTTTACTTTTGATATAGGACCGACTTGGTATTGGATGCCTGATGTATTTGAGAAATTCTTTTTAGATTTTAATAAAAAACCTTGCGATTATTATACATTAGAAAAACTTAATCCAGCGTATAGCGTTTATTTTGGAAAGAATGATTATATCACCATTGAAGACACTTTAGATAAGATAAGTGCTGCTTTTGAAGCTGAAGAACCTAATAGTTCAATAAAACTTAAAAAGTTTATAAACAAAGCTAAAAGCAATTATGATATTGCTATTAAAGATTTAGTTTATAATCCTGGAGTATCTCCACTTGAATTAATTACTCCTGCTACCATAAAAAAACTCAACCAGTTTTTTAGTAACATAAAAAGAGATGTACGAAAAGAGTTTAAAAATACTCGTCTTGCTCAAATATTAGAATTTCCTGTACTATTTCTTGGAGCCAAACCAAGCAAAACACCATCATTTTACAATTTTATGAATTATGCTGATTTTGGCCTCGGAACATTTCATCCTAAAAAAGGCATGTATCAAGTTATTCTTGCTATGCAAGCACTAGCTATTGAATTAGGAGTTACAATTAAAACAAATTCACCAATTGATAAAATCCACATAGAGAATGGAAGTGCTTCTGGAATAACATGTAATGGTAAAATTTATAAATCTGATATTATTTTAAGTGGTGCTGATTATCACCATACAGAAACCTTATTAGAAAAAAAATATAGGCAATATTCTGAATCTTATTGGAAGAAAAAAGTCTTTGCCCCTTCTTCTCTACTCTTTTATGTTGGATTTAATAAAAAGTTGAAACATGTAAATCATCATACCTTATTTTTTGATGTGGATTTTGATATACATAGTCATGATATTTATGACGTTCCAAAATGGCCAGAAAACCCTTTGTTTTATGCTAGTTTTCCCAGTATAACAGATAATAATGCTGCACCAAGCGGAAAAGAAGCTGGCATATTTTTAATACCATTAGCGCCAGGCATAAAAGATACTAATGAAATTAGAGCAAAATATTTTAATAAAATTATTGATCGATTTGAAAAATTAACTTCACAAAAAGTTTCTGACAATATTCTATTTAAAGAGTCTTTTTGTATAAATGATTTTATAAAAGATTATAATTCTTATAAAGGAAATGCATACGGAATGGCTAACACCTTATTACAAACAGCATTTTTACGCCCTAAGTTAAAAAGTAAAAAAGTAAAGAATTTATATTTTACAGGACAGCTCACTGTTCCTGGACCTGGAGTGCCTCCATCATTAATTTCTGGAAAGCTAGTTTCAGAATTAATTAATAAACAATTTGAAAAACAAAAATTAAGTTCTAACTTAGAAATCGTTCAAACAAAAGCTTAA
- a CDS encoding aconitate hydratase encodes MAFDIDVIKDVYKNMVSRVNEARKIVGKPLTLSEKILYSHLWDGTTNKGFTRGKDYVDFAPDRIACQDATAQMALLQFMQAGKKKVAVPTTVHCDHLIQAKEGASVDLKHANDVSSEVFDFLESVSNKYGIGFWKPGAGIIHQVVLENYAFPGGMMIGTDSHTVNAGGLGMIAIGVGGADAVDVMAGMPWELKFPKLIGVRLTGKLSGWTAPKDVILKVAEILTVKGGTGAIVEYFGPGATAMSCTGKGTICNMGAEIGATTSTFGYDESMERYLRATDRSDVADAANQVKDYLTADADVYANPEQYFDQVIDINLSELGPLLNGPFTPDLSTTVGKEMSEKAQANDWPLQVEWGLIGSCTNSSYEDLSRASSIAQQALDKGIKMKAELGINPGSEQVRYTAERDGILNVFERLDAKIFTNACGPCIGQWARYSDPKNAPKNSIVHSFNRNFAKRADGNPNTHAFVASPELTAAIAISGRLDFNPLTDKLLNDNGEEVMFDEPTGWELPQKGFDVKDNGYLAPEEDGSQIQIKVSPDSERLELLTPFIPIGNEIKGAKLLIKAFGKCTTDHISMAGPWLRFRGHLDNISNNCLIGAVNAYNKKTNFVKNQLTGEYGGVPDTQREYKAANIKTIVVGDHNYGEGSSREHAAMEPRHLGVAAVLVKSFARIHETNLKKQGMLGLTFANESDYDLIQEDDTFNFLDLNEFAPGKPLTIEVVHTDGTSNIIITNHTYNQGQIDWYNEGSALNLIKKANA; translated from the coding sequence ATGGCATTTGATATTGACGTAATTAAAGATGTGTATAAAAATATGGTTTCTAGAGTAAATGAAGCTCGAAAAATAGTGGGGAAACCATTGACACTTTCAGAGAAAATTTTATACTCACACCTTTGGGATGGTACTACTAATAAAGGATTTACCAGAGGTAAGGATTATGTTGATTTTGCACCAGATCGTATTGCTTGCCAAGATGCAACAGCTCAGATGGCATTATTACAGTTTATGCAAGCTGGAAAGAAAAAAGTTGCAGTACCTACTACAGTGCACTGTGATCATTTAATACAAGCTAAAGAAGGTGCTTCAGTAGATTTAAAACATGCTAATGATGTGAGTAGTGAAGTATTTGATTTTTTAGAATCAGTATCTAATAAATATGGAATTGGTTTTTGGAAACCAGGCGCAGGAATTATACATCAAGTAGTATTAGAAAATTATGCATTTCCTGGAGGGATGATGATTGGAACTGATTCTCATACTGTAAACGCTGGAGGTTTAGGAATGATTGCTATTGGTGTAGGAGGGGCAGATGCTGTAGATGTAATGGCTGGTATGCCTTGGGAATTAAAGTTTCCTAAATTAATCGGAGTGAGGTTAACAGGGAAATTATCAGGCTGGACAGCACCAAAAGATGTGATTTTAAAAGTTGCAGAAATATTAACAGTTAAAGGAGGTACTGGTGCTATTGTAGAGTATTTTGGACCTGGAGCTACAGCAATGTCTTGTACTGGTAAAGGTACAATCTGTAATATGGGAGCAGAAATTGGAGCAACTACATCTACATTTGGATATGATGAATCAATGGAACGTTATTTAAGAGCTACAGACAGAAGTGATGTTGCAGATGCTGCAAACCAAGTTAAAGATTATTTAACAGCTGATGCAGATGTATATGCAAATCCGGAACAATATTTTGACCAAGTCATAGATATTAATTTATCTGAATTAGGCCCACTTTTAAATGGACCTTTTACGCCAGATTTATCTACTACTGTTGGTAAAGAAATGTCTGAGAAAGCACAAGCTAACGATTGGCCTTTACAAGTTGAATGGGGTTTAATCGGTTCGTGTACTAATTCTTCTTATGAAGATTTATCAAGAGCATCCTCAATAGCGCAACAAGCTTTAGATAAGGGTATAAAGATGAAAGCAGAATTAGGAATTAATCCTGGATCTGAACAAGTACGTTATACTGCAGAAAGAGATGGAATCCTTAATGTATTTGAAAGATTAGATGCTAAAATTTTCACTAATGCTTGTGGTCCATGTATTGGACAATGGGCGAGATATAGCGACCCTAAAAATGCACCAAAGAATAGTATAGTACATTCTTTTAATAGAAATTTTGCTAAACGTGCTGATGGTAATCCTAATACACATGCTTTTGTCGCCTCTCCAGAATTAACAGCTGCTATTGCAATTTCTGGACGATTAGATTTTAATCCGTTAACAGATAAACTACTTAATGATAATGGAGAAGAAGTAATGTTTGATGAACCAACTGGATGGGAATTACCTCAAAAAGGATTTGATGTTAAGGATAATGGTTATTTAGCACCAGAAGAAGATGGTAGTCAAATACAAATAAAAGTTTCTCCTGATTCTGAAAGATTAGAACTTTTAACTCCTTTTATACCTATAGGTAACGAAATAAAAGGAGCTAAGCTTTTAATTAAAGCATTTGGGAAATGCACAACAGATCATATATCAATGGCGGGACCTTGGTTGCGTTTTAGAGGGCATTTAGATAATATATCTAACAACTGTTTAATTGGAGCTGTAAATGCTTATAATAAGAAAACAAATTTTGTAAAAAATCAATTAACAGGAGAGTATGGAGGTGTACCAGATACACAACGTGAATATAAAGCTGCAAATATTAAAACTATAGTTGTTGGAGATCATAATTATGGAGAAGGATCTTCTAGAGAACATGCAGCAATGGAGCCGCGTCATTTAGGTGTAGCAGCAGTACTAGTAAAATCTTTTGCACGTATACATGAAACAAACCTTAAAAAACAAGGAATGTTAGGTTTAACATTTGCTAATGAAAGTGATTATGACCTAATTCAAGAAGATGATACATTTAATTTCCTTGATTTAAATGAGTTTGCTCCTGGTAAACCATTAACAATTGAAGTGGTGCATACCGACGGAACTTCAAACATAATTATAACAAATCATACTTATAATCAAGGACAAATTGATTGGTATAATGAAGGCTCAGCATTAAATTTAATTAAAAAAGCTAACGCTTAA
- a CDS encoding TlpA family protein disulfide reductase, with protein MNIKKPKLSNVIFLIGITLLIIPQTRTPIQVMLHKGLALFGPSIIKAEKRNVVTNYNWQLQDINGNRFNFQNNKDKIVLINFWATWCPPCIAEMPNLKELHNDYKDKIEFVFISNEKQETVKDFLEDNNYNFKSYVPISTAPEMLSVTSIPRTFLLDKNGNIVIDKTGASNWNSNKVRNVIDDLINSF; from the coding sequence ATGAATATTAAAAAACCTAAATTAAGTAATGTTATTTTTTTAATAGGGATTACATTATTAATTATACCACAAACCAGAACACCTATACAAGTAATGCTACATAAAGGGTTAGCCTTGTTTGGACCTTCGATTATAAAAGCAGAAAAAAGAAATGTAGTAACCAATTACAATTGGCAATTGCAAGATATTAATGGTAATCGTTTTAATTTTCAAAATAATAAAGACAAAATTGTACTAATTAACTTTTGGGCGACATGGTGTCCACCGTGTATAGCAGAAATGCCCAATTTAAAAGAATTGCATAACGATTATAAAGATAAAATAGAATTTGTATTTATATCTAATGAAAAGCAAGAAACAGTTAAGGATTTTTTAGAGGATAACAATTATAATTTCAAGTCATATGTGCCTATATCTACTGCTCCAGAAATGCTTAGCGTTACAAGTATTCCACGAACATTTCTGTTAGACAAAAATGGTAATATTGTTATTGATAAAACTGGTGCTTCAAATTGGAATAGTAATAAAGTTAGAAATGTAATTGATGACTTAATCAATTCTTTTTAA
- a CDS encoding beta-carotene hydroxylase, translated as MQTLYWILAFILTFCIMEFMAWFTHKYVMHGFLWSLHKDHHKKDHDSWFERNDAFFIFYAVVSIGFFLLWRYNGLWVGLPIGIGIFAYGLAYFIVHDIFIHQRFKLFRNANNIYAKGVRRAHKMHHKHLGKEKGECFGMLFVPFKYFKK; from the coding sequence ATGCAAACCTTATATTGGATATTAGCTTTTATTCTAACTTTTTGTATTATGGAGTTTATGGCATGGTTTACCCATAAATATGTTATGCATGGCTTTTTGTGGAGTTTACATAAAGATCATCATAAAAAAGATCATGATAGTTGGTTTGAGCGTAATGATGCTTTTTTTATTTTTTATGCTGTAGTCAGTATCGGATTTTTTTTATTATGGAGATATAACGGATTATGGGTAGGATTACCTATTGGTATCGGAATATTTGCATATGGTTTAGCGTATTTTATAGTACATGATATATTTATTCATCAACGTTTTAAACTATTTAGAAATGCTAATAACATATATGCAAAAGGTGTACGTAGAGCCCATAAAATGCATCATAAACATTTAGGTAAAGAAAAAGGAGAGTGTTTTGGGATGCTTTTTGTTCCATTTAAATATTTTAAAAAATAA
- a CDS encoding MoxR family ATPase has protein sequence MSDVTAIEQLVKKYRTLKSEIAKVIIGQDEVVDQILISIFSGGHSLLVGVPGLAKTLMVNTIAQALGLNFKRIQFTPDLMPSDILGSEILDENRQFKFIKGPIFGNIILADEINRTPPKTQAALLEAMQERAVTVAGHHYKLDLPYFVLATQNPIEQEGTYPLPEAQLDRFMFAINLEYPTFKEEVEVVKSTTTDKKVKVDSLFSAEEIINFQELIRRIPVADNVVEYAVTMVAKTRPNSKSAADLVKQYIDWGAGPRASQNLILAAKTHAAIQGKFSPDIEDIQAVANSILRHRIIKNYKAEAEGITEEQIIKSLF, from the coding sequence ATGTCTGATGTTACTGCCATTGAACAACTTGTAAAAAAGTATCGAACCCTAAAATCTGAAATAGCTAAAGTAATTATTGGACAAGATGAAGTTGTAGATCAAATATTGATTTCTATTTTCTCAGGCGGACATTCGTTGTTAGTTGGTGTTCCAGGTTTAGCAAAAACATTAATGGTTAATACTATAGCACAAGCTTTAGGACTTAACTTTAAGCGTATTCAGTTTACTCCTGATTTAATGCCAAGCGACATTCTAGGAAGTGAGATATTAGATGAGAATAGGCAATTTAAATTTATTAAAGGCCCGATTTTTGGTAATATTATATTAGCTGATGAGATTAATAGAACACCACCAAAAACACAAGCAGCCCTTTTAGAAGCAATGCAAGAAAGAGCTGTGACGGTAGCTGGTCATCATTATAAATTAGATTTACCTTATTTTGTCTTAGCAACACAAAATCCAATAGAACAAGAAGGAACTTATCCATTACCTGAAGCACAGTTAGATCGATTTATGTTTGCCATAAATTTGGAATACCCAACATTTAAGGAAGAAGTTGAAGTTGTTAAATCGACAACTACGGATAAAAAAGTAAAAGTAGATTCTTTGTTTTCTGCAGAAGAAATCATTAATTTTCAAGAATTGATTCGTCGCATTCCAGTAGCAGATAATGTTGTAGAATACGCAGTAACTATGGTAGCTAAAACACGACCAAATAGTAAATCTGCTGCAGATTTGGTTAAACAATATATAGATTGGGGAGCAGGACCAAGAGCATCTCAAAACTTAATTTTAGCAGCTAAAACACATGCAGCAATTCAAGGAAAATTTTCTCCAGATATTGAAGATATTCAAGCTGTTGCTAATAGTATTCTTCGTCATCGAATTATAAAAAATTATAAAGCTGAGGCTGAAGGGATTACAGAAGAACAAATAATTAAAAGCTTATTTTAA
- a CDS encoding peptidyl-prolyl cis-trans isomerase, with protein MKFKKIILLLTCLIVLSSCNFLKKETEEKPIARVNNSYLYFEDVEGLLVDDITKEDSLLRINNYINQWATKELLIAGAKFNLPEETQIEYDNLVNQYKEDLYIKAYLEALVKRSLDTIIDKAETVKVYNENIETFKLNEELIKFRYININENNEGVDEVERRFKRFNKEDKQILDSISIQFKSYSLNDSIWIRLDQAISKIPVITIDNKKELLKKSNFIQLKDSLGLYLMQVNEVLNRNEIAPIEYVMPTIKQIIINKRKLEFIKELEKDITKDAIKNKQFEIFK; from the coding sequence TTGAAATTTAAAAAAATCATACTATTATTAACTTGTTTAATTGTTTTAAGCTCCTGTAATTTTTTAAAAAAAGAAACAGAAGAAAAACCAATTGCAAGAGTAAATAATTCCTATTTATATTTTGAAGATGTCGAAGGGTTACTTGTTGATGACATTACAAAAGAAGATAGTCTTTTACGAATAAATAATTATATAAATCAATGGGCAACTAAAGAATTGCTTATAGCTGGAGCAAAATTTAATTTACCAGAAGAAACGCAAATTGAATATGATAATTTGGTCAATCAGTATAAAGAAGATTTATATATTAAAGCATATTTGGAAGCATTAGTTAAACGAAGTTTAGATACGATTATTGATAAAGCTGAAACTGTAAAAGTTTATAACGAAAACATAGAAACATTTAAATTAAATGAAGAACTTATTAAATTTAGATATATAAACATTAATGAGAATAACGAAGGTGTAGATGAAGTAGAAAGACGATTTAAACGTTTTAATAAAGAAGATAAACAAATATTAGATTCTATATCTATTCAGTTTAAATCATATTCGTTAAATGACTCTATCTGGATAAGGTTAGATCAAGCAATTTCTAAAATCCCAGTAATAACAATTGATAATAAAAAAGAACTGTTAAAAAAATCTAATTTTATACAGCTTAAAGACTCTTTAGGATTATATTTGATGCAGGTAAATGAAGTGTTGAATAGAAATGAAATAGCTCCAATTGAATATGTAATGCCTACAATAAAACAGATAATTATTAATAAACGAAAACTAGAGTTTATTAAAGAATTAGAAAAAGATATTACAAAAGATGCAATTAAAAATAAACAATTTGAAATTTTTAAATAG
- a CDS encoding phytoene/squalene synthase family protein → MKSIFDSVSNNCSKIVTQSYSTSFTLATKMLSKSIRQDIYSLYGFVRLADEIVDSFHDYDKSTLFEKFEKDLEYAITHKISLNPVLNAFQNTYHKYKIEQHLVNSFMDSMRLDLHKTNYLTEEEFKNYIYGSADVVGLMCLTIFVKGDKKKYDELKNTAMSLGSAFQKVNFLRDLKADHDDLNRTYFPNTDLNNLNENSKQSIIKDIEADFAKGLSGIRKLPIEAKFGVFMAYRYYSQLLKKLKKTPASQIKHTRIRVPNYKKVELLTRSYVKYQLNLM, encoded by the coding sequence ATGAAATCTATTTTTGATTCTGTATCTAATAATTGTAGTAAGATTGTAACTCAATCTTATAGCACTTCATTTACATTAGCTACAAAAATGCTATCAAAATCTATACGACAAGATATTTATAGTTTATATGGTTTTGTTCGTTTAGCTGATGAGATTGTAGACTCGTTCCACGATTATGATAAGAGCACGTTATTTGAAAAGTTTGAAAAAGATTTAGAATATGCCATAACACATAAAATAAGTTTAAACCCTGTATTAAATGCATTTCAAAATACATATCATAAATACAAGATAGAACAGCATTTAGTAAATTCTTTTATGGATAGTATGCGATTAGATTTGCATAAAACAAATTATCTAACTGAGGAAGAGTTTAAAAATTATATTTATGGTTCTGCAGATGTTGTGGGTTTAATGTGTTTAACAATTTTTGTTAAAGGTGATAAGAAAAAATATGACGAATTAAAAAATACAGCAATGTCTTTAGGTTCTGCATTTCAAAAAGTAAATTTTTTAAGAGACTTAAAAGCAGATCATGATGATTTAAACCGTACTTACTTTCCAAATACTGATTTAAACAATTTAAACGAAAACTCTAAACAGTCTATTATAAAGGATATTGAAGCAGATTTTGCTAAAGGATTAAGTGGTATTCGCAAATTACCAATTGAAGCAAAGTTTGGTGTTTTTATGGCATACAGATATTATAGTCAACTTCTAAAAAAACTTAAAAAGACTCCAGCTTCTCAAATAAAACATACGCGTATTAGAGTTCCAAATTATAAAAAAGTAGAGCTTTTAACTCGTAGTTATGTAAAATATCAACTTAATTTAATGTAA
- a CDS encoding lycopene cyclase domain-containing protein: MVYLYLLLNLSSLLIPFLFSFHPKIQFYKYWKFLFPSILITMLVFIPWDIIFTQQEFWGFNTTYFLGIELFKLPIEEWLFFICIPYACVFTHYALLHYFPNTIFSVKHTKLISWFLITVLFIGVIFNYNKWYTLINFSYAILLLILIYNLNFKLLQEYYFTFIIMLIPFFIVNGILTGSFIDNEVVWYNNSENLNIRLFTIPIEDTIYALTLILSNLFLMKIFQKKRVKKN, from the coding sequence ATGGTTTATTTGTATTTATTATTAAACTTAAGCTCTCTATTGATTCCTTTTTTATTCAGTTTTCATCCTAAAATACAGTTTTATAAGTATTGGAAATTTCTTTTTCCTTCTATTTTAATAACAATGTTGGTATTCATACCATGGGATATTATTTTTACTCAGCAGGAGTTTTGGGGATTTAACACTACTTATTTTTTAGGCATTGAATTATTTAAACTTCCAATAGAAGAATGGTTATTTTTTATATGCATTCCATATGCATGCGTATTTACGCATTACGCATTACTACATTATTTTCCTAATACAATATTTTCTGTAAAGCATACAAAACTTATTAGCTGGTTTTTAATTACTGTATTGTTTATTGGTGTGATCTTTAATTATAATAAATGGTATACTTTAATTAACTTTTCATATGCTATATTACTGCTAATCCTTATTTATAATTTAAATTTTAAATTACTACAAGAATATTATTTCACATTTATTATAATGCTAATTCCGTTTTTTATTGTGAATGGAATTTTAACTGGAAGTTTTATTGATAATGAAGTTGTATGGTATAATAATTCTGAAAATCTAAATATAAGATTATTTACCATTCCTATTGAAGATACTATTTATGCATTAACTCTTATCCTCTCAAATTTGTTTTTAATGAAGATTTTTCAAAAAAAGCGTGTTAAAAAGAATTGA
- a CDS encoding peptidylprolyl isomerase — translation MQLKINNLKFLNRMKYIVICVSMLLSYTTITAQEIIEEEVKKEEKKVETRSDGRIKIDGVAAVVGEFVVLDSDIDEQFKQLKAGGVSIENITRCQMVGQLLESKLYIHQAIQDSIVINDAEIRSYTDQQLNAFLRQANGSMPRLLKIFSKKSEQELRADIYEINKNNSLAQKMQEKVIAEIEVTPEEVREYYNDIPKSERPIIGTELKIAQIIVIPKITQEEKQKVIDRLNEFRTDILENGASFNTKAVLYSQDTGSKARGGKLDPMIRSRPRNIKEFRDVAFSLQEGEISEPFETIYGFHIIYLEKIRGQEYDVRHILLRPEIPQIAIDEAKQKLKDVRKKIIAGEISFADAAREVSEQKETKFEGGLLLNSQTGDYSFDLTNMEPSLYAQIEGLKDGEISEVLNDADRVNEMRFKLLTVSDRVDEHEAEFARDYVKVREFALNDKKLKAIEKWQKEKIIETYVKLNGEHRKCEFNSNWLKKEK, via the coding sequence ATGCAATTAAAAATAAACAATTTGAAATTTTTAAATAGAATGAAATATATAGTGATTTGTGTTTCAATGTTATTGTCATATACTACAATAACTGCACAAGAAATTATAGAAGAAGAGGTGAAGAAAGAAGAAAAGAAAGTTGAAACTCGCTCTGATGGTCGTATAAAAATTGATGGAGTAGCTGCTGTAGTAGGTGAATTTGTTGTATTAGATTCAGATATAGATGAACAATTTAAGCAACTTAAAGCTGGAGGGGTTTCGATCGAAAATATAACACGATGTCAAATGGTTGGGCAATTGTTAGAGAGTAAATTGTATATACATCAAGCTATTCAAGATAGTATAGTAATTAATGATGCAGAAATACGATCATATACTGACCAACAGTTGAATGCTTTCCTGAGACAAGCTAACGGTTCTATGCCAAGGTTGCTCAAAATTTTCAGTAAAAAGTCTGAACAAGAACTAAGAGCGGATATTTATGAGATAAATAAAAATAATAGCCTAGCACAAAAAATGCAGGAGAAAGTTATAGCAGAAATAGAAGTAACTCCTGAAGAAGTTAGAGAGTATTATAATGACATTCCTAAAAGTGAGCGCCCGATTATAGGAACTGAATTGAAAATTGCTCAAATAATAGTAATTCCAAAAATAACTCAAGAAGAAAAACAAAAAGTAATTGATAGACTTAATGAGTTTAGAACAGATATACTTGAAAATGGAGCTAGTTTTAATACAAAAGCGGTATTATATTCTCAAGATACTGGATCTAAAGCTAGAGGCGGGAAATTAGATCCAATGATTAGAAGTAGACCTAGAAATATAAAAGAGTTTAGAGATGTTGCTTTTTCTTTGCAAGAAGGAGAAATTTCAGAGCCTTTTGAAACTATCTATGGATTCCATATTATTTATCTGGAAAAAATTAGAGGCCAAGAATATGATGTAAGACACATATTGTTAAGACCAGAAATACCACAAATTGCTATAGATGAAGCAAAACAAAAACTAAAAGATGTTAGAAAAAAAATAATAGCAGGAGAGATTTCTTTTGCTGATGCAGCTAGAGAAGTAAGTGAACAAAAAGAAACTAAATTTGAAGGCGGATTATTGTTAAATAGCCAAACCGGAGATTATAGTTTTGATTTAACTAACATGGAACCTAGTCTTTATGCTCAGATAGAAGGACTTAAAGATGGAGAGATTAGTGAAGTATTAAATGATGCAGATAGAGTTAATGAAATGCGATTTAAGTTGTTAACAGTATCCGATAGAGTAGATGAGCACGAAGCTGAGTTTGCAAGAGATTATGTTAAGGTTAGAGAATTTGCTTTAAACGATAAAAAACTAAAAGCTATTGAAAAATGGCAGAAAGAAAAAATCATTGAGACTTATGTTAAGCTTAACGGAGAGCATCGCAAATGTGAGTTTAATAGTAATTGGTTGAAAAAAGAAAAATAA